One region of Zingiber officinale cultivar Zhangliang chromosome 7B, Zo_v1.1, whole genome shotgun sequence genomic DNA includes:
- the LOC122006275 gene encoding uncharacterized protein LOC122006275 isoform X3, whose product MEEYDAEGVHGFPNCSPLEPKLLRVKHSSGSGYQSPNRDRPFFHISSSEAPHSNAFNGASPDDVLFQWGHRKRSRWLRAEGRASVASAERGDDSPIHSRQVLKLHRRSSAATAGAAVLPPPCGPCATSTRRSCVPGRGSTASLVTRSVQERSEGRARPEERRSPEKPPKTSPASACSEAADASMNPDPVPPSDPKPTERINLDHFEWPRIHLSLSRKEKEDDFMAMKGTKLPQRPKKRAKNIDRTLQFCYPGMWLSDLTAARYEVREKKCKMKQKKKRRGLKGMQSMVDSDSE is encoded by the exons ATGGAAGAGTACGACGCCGAGGGCGTCCACGGATTCCCAAACTGCTCCCCTTTGGAACCCAAATTGTTGAGGGTGAAACACAGCTCCGGATCGGGCTACCAGTCCCCCAACCGCGATCGCCCCTTCTTCCACATCTCCTCCTCTGAAGCACCCCACTCCAACGCCTTCAACGGAGCGAGCCCTGACGACGTCCTCTTCCAGTGGGGGCACAGGAAGCGGTCGCGATGGCTGAGAGCCGAAGGCCGAGCGTCGGTCGCATCGGCGGAACGCGGCGACGATTCGCCGATCCACTCGAGACAGGTTCTCAAGCTCCATCGGCGGTCCTCAGCGGCCACAGCCGGAGCCGCGGTCTTGCCTCCGCCCTGCGGGCCGTGTGCCACCAGCACGCGGCGGTCGTGCGTGCCCGGCCGTGGTTCCACGGCGTCTCTCGTCACTAG GAGCGTCCAAGAGCGATCGGAGGGCCGAGCGCGTCCTGAGGAGCGCCGCTCGCCGGAGAAGCCCCCGAAAACCTCGCCCGCTTCTGCCTGCAGCGAGGCCGCCGATGCGTCGATGAATCCAGACCCCGTGCCCCCGTCCGATCCGAAGCCGACGGAGAGAATCAATCTGGATCATTTCGAGTGGCCCAGGATCCATCTCTCCCTTTCGAGAAAGGAGAAAGAGGATGATTTCATGGCGATGAAGGGCACCAAGCTCCCCCAGCGGCCCAAGAAGAGGGCCAAGAACATTGACAGGACGCTGCAG TTCTGTTATCCAGGGATGTGGCTGTCGGATTTGACGGCGGCAAGGTATGAAGTGAGAGAGAAGAAATGCAAGATGAAG CAGAAGAAGAAGCGAAGGGGCTTGAAGGGAATGCAGAGTATGGTGGATTCAGATTCCGAGTGA
- the LOC122006276 gene encoding probable beta-1,4-xylosyltransferase IRX9L isoform X2, translating into MASIRRNITALQRGGDLHYGDEILDSSISDKLSHSDFTYVSGRSLLKRLLTSLSSRIPDRFTSLLLRPTSRLVDRSKAKGVRWKKLLFRIALFFSVGLFIGFTPFFAVDISEDLSQRRQDFSFPEDHANAESHKNINTARKEAAEELDKVKLLIVITPTYVRPLQVYHLNRLAHTLANVSPPLLWLVVEKFQRSDETARILRGSRIIYRHLVCKRNVTNQRDACLNTALSHIEEHHLDGIVHFADENVIYSIHLFDQMRQIRRFGTWPVAVVTAAQKQLVLEGPVCNGSQVIGWHKNRGKLTRRSHSFTAGFAFNSTLLWEPNRWVRINPAPKRKHGLIEEDSEETAFVEELFEDKAQMQGLANNCSSIMAWRLEIEAPRVLHPKG; encoded by the exons ATGGCATCTATCAGAAGAAATATAACCGCGTTGCAGCGGGGTGGAGATTTGCACTACGGTGATGAAATTTTAGATTCCAGCATCTCCGACAAACTGTCTCATTCTGATTTTACATATGTGAGCGGGAGAAGTTTGTTGAAGAGGCTTCTGACTTCATTGTCGAGTAGGATTCCAGATAGATTTACTAGCCTCCTGCTGCGACCAACGTCTCGGCTTGTGGATAGGTCGAAAGCGAAGGGTGTGCGTTGGAAGAAACTGCTCTTCCGCATTGCCCTTTTTTTCTCAGTAGGCTTGTTCATTGGTTTCACCCCATTCTTTGCCGTGGATATTTCTGAGGATTTATCTCAGAGACGTCAAGATTTCTCCTTTCCAGAAGATCATGCAAATGCAGAGTCCCACAAGAACATTAACACGGCGCGAAAGGAGGCGGCTGAAGAATTGGATAAAGTCAAGCTTTTGATTGTTATCACTCCGACTTATGTTCGGCCATTGCAAGTCTATCATCTGAATCGTCTTGCCCACACATTAGCCAATGTTTCTCCTCCTCTGCTCTGGTTAGTCGTGGAGAAGTTCCAAAGGTCCGATGAAACAGCGAGGATCTTGAGGGGGTCTAGGATCATATACAGACATCTCGTGTGCAAGCGCAATGTGACCAATCAAAGAGATGCTTGTCTGAATACAGCTCTTTCTCACATCGAAGAACACCATCTCGATGGAATAGTGCACTTTGCCGATGAGAATGTAATATATTCAATCCATCTCTTTGATCAAATGAGGCAAATCAG GCGATTTGGTACATGGCCTGTTGCAGTTGTCACTGCTGCTCAGAAGCAGTTAGTGTTGGAAGGTCCGGTTTGCAACGGCAGCCAAGTTATTGGATGGCATAAAAACAGAGGGAAGCTAACCAGAAGGTCTCATTCTTTTACAGCGGGATTTGCATTTAACAGTACCTTACTATGGGAACCTAACAGATGGGTCCGTATCAACCCTGCGCCTAAACGAAAACATGGATTGATAGAGGAGGATTCTGAG GAGACTGCTTTTGTTGAAGAACTCTTTGAAGACAAAGCCCAAATGCAAGGGCTAGCAAATAATTGCTCGTCGATTATGGCCTGGCGCCTTGAGATAGAAGCTCCAAGGGTTCTTCATCCCAAGGGCTG A
- the LOC122006275 gene encoding uncharacterized protein LOC122006275 isoform X2 — protein MIRFQSPDVIVLDNGRKPILKASMEEYDAEGVHGFPNCSPLEPKLLRVKHSSGSGYQSPNRDRPFFHISSSEAPHSNAFNGASPDDVLFQWGHRKRSRWLRAEGRASVASAERGDDSPIHSRQVLKLHRRSSAATAGAAVLPPPCGPCATSTRRSCVPGRGSTASLVTRSVQERSEGRARPEERRSPEKPPKTSPASACSEAADASMNPDPVPPSDPKPTERINLDHFEWPRIHLSLSRKEKEDDFMAMKGTKLPQRPKKRAKNIDRTLQFCYPGMWLSDLTAARYEVREKKCKMKKKKRRGLKGMQSMVDSDSE, from the exons ATGATAAG ATTTCAGAGCCCAGACGTTATCGTCCTCGACAATGGTAGAAAACCCATCTTGAAAGCCTCCATGGAAGAGTACGACGCCGAGGGCGTCCACGGATTCCCAAACTGCTCCCCTTTGGAACCCAAATTGTTGAGGGTGAAACACAGCTCCGGATCGGGCTACCAGTCCCCCAACCGCGATCGCCCCTTCTTCCACATCTCCTCCTCTGAAGCACCCCACTCCAACGCCTTCAACGGAGCGAGCCCTGACGACGTCCTCTTCCAGTGGGGGCACAGGAAGCGGTCGCGATGGCTGAGAGCCGAAGGCCGAGCGTCGGTCGCATCGGCGGAACGCGGCGACGATTCGCCGATCCACTCGAGACAGGTTCTCAAGCTCCATCGGCGGTCCTCAGCGGCCACAGCCGGAGCCGCGGTCTTGCCTCCGCCCTGCGGGCCGTGTGCCACCAGCACGCGGCGGTCGTGCGTGCCCGGCCGTGGTTCCACGGCGTCTCTCGTCACTAG GAGCGTCCAAGAGCGATCGGAGGGCCGAGCGCGTCCTGAGGAGCGCCGCTCGCCGGAGAAGCCCCCGAAAACCTCGCCCGCTTCTGCCTGCAGCGAGGCCGCCGATGCGTCGATGAATCCAGACCCCGTGCCCCCGTCCGATCCGAAGCCGACGGAGAGAATCAATCTGGATCATTTCGAGTGGCCCAGGATCCATCTCTCCCTTTCGAGAAAGGAGAAAGAGGATGATTTCATGGCGATGAAGGGCACCAAGCTCCCCCAGCGGCCCAAGAAGAGGGCCAAGAACATTGACAGGACGCTGCAG TTCTGTTATCCAGGGATGTGGCTGTCGGATTTGACGGCGGCAAGGTATGAAGTGAGAGAGAAGAAATGCAAGATGAAG AAGAAGAAGCGAAGGGGCTTGAAGGGAATGCAGAGTATGGTGGATTCAGATTCCGAGTGA
- the LOC122006276 gene encoding probable beta-1,4-xylosyltransferase IRX9L isoform X1, translating into MASIRRNITALQRGGDLHYGDEILDSSISDKLSHSDFTYVSGRSLLKRLLTSLSSRIPDRFTSLLLRPTSRLVDRSKAKGVRWKKLLFRIALFFSVGLFIGFTPFFAVDISEDLSQRRQDFSFPEDHANAESHKNINTARKEAAEELDKVKLLIVITPTYVRPLQVYHLNRLAHTLANVSPPLLWLVVEKFQRSDETARILRGSRIIYRHLVCKRNVTNQRDACLNTALSHIEEHHLDGIVHFADENVIYSIHLFDQMRQIRRFGTWPVAVVTAAQKQLVLEGPVCNGSQVIGWHKNRGKLTRRSHSFTAGFAFNSTLLWEPNRWVRINPAPKRKHGLIEEDSEETAFVEELFEDKAQMQGLANNCSSIMAWRLEIEAPRVLHPKGCAH; encoded by the exons ATGGCATCTATCAGAAGAAATATAACCGCGTTGCAGCGGGGTGGAGATTTGCACTACGGTGATGAAATTTTAGATTCCAGCATCTCCGACAAACTGTCTCATTCTGATTTTACATATGTGAGCGGGAGAAGTTTGTTGAAGAGGCTTCTGACTTCATTGTCGAGTAGGATTCCAGATAGATTTACTAGCCTCCTGCTGCGACCAACGTCTCGGCTTGTGGATAGGTCGAAAGCGAAGGGTGTGCGTTGGAAGAAACTGCTCTTCCGCATTGCCCTTTTTTTCTCAGTAGGCTTGTTCATTGGTTTCACCCCATTCTTTGCCGTGGATATTTCTGAGGATTTATCTCAGAGACGTCAAGATTTCTCCTTTCCAGAAGATCATGCAAATGCAGAGTCCCACAAGAACATTAACACGGCGCGAAAGGAGGCGGCTGAAGAATTGGATAAAGTCAAGCTTTTGATTGTTATCACTCCGACTTATGTTCGGCCATTGCAAGTCTATCATCTGAATCGTCTTGCCCACACATTAGCCAATGTTTCTCCTCCTCTGCTCTGGTTAGTCGTGGAGAAGTTCCAAAGGTCCGATGAAACAGCGAGGATCTTGAGGGGGTCTAGGATCATATACAGACATCTCGTGTGCAAGCGCAATGTGACCAATCAAAGAGATGCTTGTCTGAATACAGCTCTTTCTCACATCGAAGAACACCATCTCGATGGAATAGTGCACTTTGCCGATGAGAATGTAATATATTCAATCCATCTCTTTGATCAAATGAGGCAAATCAG GCGATTTGGTACATGGCCTGTTGCAGTTGTCACTGCTGCTCAGAAGCAGTTAGTGTTGGAAGGTCCGGTTTGCAACGGCAGCCAAGTTATTGGATGGCATAAAAACAGAGGGAAGCTAACCAGAAGGTCTCATTCTTTTACAGCGGGATTTGCATTTAACAGTACCTTACTATGGGAACCTAACAGATGGGTCCGTATCAACCCTGCGCCTAAACGAAAACATGGATTGATAGAGGAGGATTCTGAG GAGACTGCTTTTGTTGAAGAACTCTTTGAAGACAAAGCCCAAATGCAAGGGCTAGCAAATAATTGCTCGTCGATTATGGCCTGGCGCCTTGAGATAGAAGCTCCAAGGGTTCTTCATCCCAAGGGCTG TGCTCACTGA
- the LOC122006275 gene encoding uncharacterized protein LOC122006275 isoform X1, producing MIRFQSPDVIVLDNGRKPILKASMEEYDAEGVHGFPNCSPLEPKLLRVKHSSGSGYQSPNRDRPFFHISSSEAPHSNAFNGASPDDVLFQWGHRKRSRWLRAEGRASVASAERGDDSPIHSRQVLKLHRRSSAATAGAAVLPPPCGPCATSTRRSCVPGRGSTASLVTRSVQERSEGRARPEERRSPEKPPKTSPASACSEAADASMNPDPVPPSDPKPTERINLDHFEWPRIHLSLSRKEKEDDFMAMKGTKLPQRPKKRAKNIDRTLQFCYPGMWLSDLTAARYEVREKKCKMKQKKKRRGLKGMQSMVDSDSE from the exons ATGATAAG ATTTCAGAGCCCAGACGTTATCGTCCTCGACAATGGTAGAAAACCCATCTTGAAAGCCTCCATGGAAGAGTACGACGCCGAGGGCGTCCACGGATTCCCAAACTGCTCCCCTTTGGAACCCAAATTGTTGAGGGTGAAACACAGCTCCGGATCGGGCTACCAGTCCCCCAACCGCGATCGCCCCTTCTTCCACATCTCCTCCTCTGAAGCACCCCACTCCAACGCCTTCAACGGAGCGAGCCCTGACGACGTCCTCTTCCAGTGGGGGCACAGGAAGCGGTCGCGATGGCTGAGAGCCGAAGGCCGAGCGTCGGTCGCATCGGCGGAACGCGGCGACGATTCGCCGATCCACTCGAGACAGGTTCTCAAGCTCCATCGGCGGTCCTCAGCGGCCACAGCCGGAGCCGCGGTCTTGCCTCCGCCCTGCGGGCCGTGTGCCACCAGCACGCGGCGGTCGTGCGTGCCCGGCCGTGGTTCCACGGCGTCTCTCGTCACTAG GAGCGTCCAAGAGCGATCGGAGGGCCGAGCGCGTCCTGAGGAGCGCCGCTCGCCGGAGAAGCCCCCGAAAACCTCGCCCGCTTCTGCCTGCAGCGAGGCCGCCGATGCGTCGATGAATCCAGACCCCGTGCCCCCGTCCGATCCGAAGCCGACGGAGAGAATCAATCTGGATCATTTCGAGTGGCCCAGGATCCATCTCTCCCTTTCGAGAAAGGAGAAAGAGGATGATTTCATGGCGATGAAGGGCACCAAGCTCCCCCAGCGGCCCAAGAAGAGGGCCAAGAACATTGACAGGACGCTGCAG TTCTGTTATCCAGGGATGTGGCTGTCGGATTTGACGGCGGCAAGGTATGAAGTGAGAGAGAAGAAATGCAAGATGAAG CAGAAGAAGAAGCGAAGGGGCTTGAAGGGAATGCAGAGTATGGTGGATTCAGATTCCGAGTGA
- the LOC122006273 gene encoding GDSL esterase/lipase At4g10955-like: protein MISQRDVFEISGPVHLTSINWNCPHHQRSVAASLVQGAYVLERDRQLNRQEACAPPWWERFHFEVTRKLIDDADLSIFGAIYKFKPPTNSHGSTVPNPPKFVIVFRGTVTKKESLSRDLKLDLQVLKNHLHQTSRFMIAMQAVRSLVAAFGHQHVWLAGHSLGAAMATLAGKTMAKEGMHLKAFLFNPPFFSAPIERIKNWKVKHGIRIAGSVVTAGLALALKGPNHKCNSFTMLSAWVPCLFVNKSDDICSEYIGYFEHRKKMEEIGAGNIEKLATKNSMKDLFLSAFGVESESLHLLPSANMTVNSSPSPDFKSAHGIHQWWKSDLDCQTKVYLYE, encoded by the exons ATGATATCACAAAGGGATGTGTTTGAGATATCAGGACCCGTACATCTGACCTCTATAAATTG GAATTGCCCTCATCATCAACGCTCTGTTGCAGCCAGTTTGGTTCAAGGTGCGTATGTCCTGGAACGCGATCGACAGCTGAACCGTCAAGAGGCTTGTGCTCCTCCCTGGTGGGAGAGGTTCCATTTTGAAGTCACCAGAAAGCTAATTGACGATGCTGATCTCTCCATCTTCGGCGCCATTTACAAATTCAAGCCTCCAACAAATTCCCATGGCTCCACAGTTCCTAATCCTcctaaatttgtcattgtattcagaGGTACCGTCACTAAGAAAGAATCTTTATCTCGTGATCTTAAGTTGGATCTGCAAGTACTAAAAAATCATCTCCATCAAACATCGCGGTTTATGATCGCAATGCAAGCTGTTCGTAGCTTAGTTGCAGCTTTCGGACATCAACATGTATGGCTTGCTGGGCATTCTCTAGGAGCAGCCATGGCAACACTGGCCGGAAAAACCATGGCCAAGGAGGGCATGCACCTTAAGGCTTTCCTCTTTAACCCACCATTCTTCTCGGCACCAATAGAGAGGATCAAAAACTGGAAGGTCAAGCATGGTATTCGCATTGCGGGAAGCGTTGTAACTGCAGGGCTCGCATTGGCACTGAAGGGCCCCAATCACAAATGCAATTCCTTCACCATGTTGTCAGCCTGGGTGCCATGTCTATTTGTCAACAAGTCCGACGACATCTGTTCGGAATATATTGGCTACTTCGAGCACCGTAAGAAGATGGAAGAAATCGGAGCAGGAAATATAGAGAAGCTGGCAACGAAGAACTCTATGAAAGATTTGTTTCTCAGTGCTTTCGGAGTGGAGTCGGAGTCATTGCATCTTCTGCCATCGGCAAATATGACTGTGAATTCAAGTCCTTCTCCTGATTTCAAGAGTGCTCATGGAATACATCAATGGTGGAAGTCAGATTTAGATTGTCAAACAAAGGTGTATCTGTACGAGTAA